A single Rhopalosiphum padi isolate XX-2018 chromosome 4, ASM2088224v1, whole genome shotgun sequence DNA region contains:
- the LOC132930105 gene encoding androgen-induced gene 1 protein-like — protein MANTSKTCIMDTVNKGVHLSGAVLFTYSLYYYYTYVNIPARLNPLDEAFGGKFKYLTFCNMVIQTVFYLYAVFVDHIAVRTCSAITSESLKRSKHNFFTIFAFPLSMFIAVSFWPMWFTDKSLVMPLHYDLYFPSWLNHVTHAHIFIFAILEMITTYREYPSRITGLSVFIAFKICYLVWINYVFYKSGMWVYPILAKLNLPLRVMFFTGTFLYAPFTYLVGEYFNNIYWGIRPSNKSNITKKE, from the exons ATGGCGAACACGTCCAAAACCTGCATCATGGACACCGTCAACAAGGGCGTACATCTGTCCGGTGCCGTGCTCTTCACTTACTcactttactattattacacATACGTCAACATACCAGCCCGTCTCAACCCCCTAGATGAGGCCTTTGGCGGGAAATTCAAATATCTAACTTTCTGCAATATG gTCATCCAAACCGTTTTCTACCTGTACGCGGTATTTGTAGATCACATCGCTGTGCGTACTTGCTCAGCTATCACGTCAGAGTCGCTTAAAAGAagcaaacacaatttttttacaatttttgcaTTCCCACTGTCGAtg tttattgCCGTAAGCTTTTGGCCAATGTGGTTTACTGATAAATCTTTAGTTATGCCTCTGCACTATGATCTATATTTCCCGTCTTGGCTGAATCATGTTACACATgcgcatatttttatatttgcaatATTGGAAATGATCACAACTTACAGAGAATATCCATCCAGGATTACAGGGTTGTCTGtttttattgcttttaaaaTTTGCTATTTGGTTTG gatTAACTATGTATTTTACAAGAGTGGCATGTGGGTTTACCCTATTCTTGCGAAACTAAACTTACCATTGAGAGTGATGTTCTTCACCGGAACCTTTTTATATGCTCCATTTACCTACCTAGttggtgaatattttaataatatttactgggGTATTCGTCCTTCAAAT AAATCCAATATAACAAAGAAAGAATAA